The following are from one region of the Falco biarmicus isolate bFalBia1 chromosome 1, bFalBia1.pri, whole genome shotgun sequence genome:
- the DERL3 gene encoding derlin-3 isoform X9, with the protein MAYQGFAQEYLGMPAVTRAYTTACVLTTAAVQLEFITPFQLYFNPDLIFRKFQIWRLITNFLFFGPLGFSFFFNMIFLYRYCRMLEEGSFRGRTADFVFMFLFGGFLMTLFGLFASLFFLGQAFTIMLVYVWSRRNPYIRMNFFGLLNFQAPFLPWVLMGFSLLLGNSIIIDLLGIAVGHIYYFLEDVFPNQPGGKKLLLTPGFLSLS; encoded by the exons ATGGCCTACCAGGGCTTCGCGCAGGAGTACCTGGGCATGCCGGCTGTGACGCGGGCCTACACCACCGCCTGCGTGCTCACCACCGCCGCCGTG CAGCTGGAGTTCATCACCCCCTTCCAGCTGTACTTCAACCCTGACCTCATCTTCAGGAAGTTCCAG atATGGAGGCTGATCACCAACTTCCTCTTTTTTGGGCCCCTGggattcagtttctttttcaacatGATATTTCT GTACAGGTACTGCCGCATGCTAGAAGAAGGCTCCTTCCGTGGAAGGACAGCTGACTTTGTCTTCATGTTCCTCTTTGGAGGGTTTCTCATGACA CTATTTGGACTCTTTgccagccttttttttctgggcCAGGCTTTCACCATCATGCTAGTGTATGTGTGGAGTCGCAGGAACCCTTACATCCGCATGAACTTCTTTGGGCTTCTTAACTTCCAGGCCCCCTTCTTGCCCTGGGTCCTGATGGGATTCTCTCTGCTCCTGGGCAACTCCATCATCATCGACTTACTGG GGATTGCAGTGGGTCACATCTATTATTTCTTGGAGGACGTTTTCCCCAACCAGCCTGGAGGAAAGAAATTGTTATTAACCCCTGGCTTCCT GTCGCTTTCCTAA
- the DERL3 gene encoding derlin-3 isoform X5, with product MAYQGFAQEYLGMPAVTRAYTTACVLTTAAVLEFITPFQLYFNPDLIFRKFQIWRLITNFLFFGPLGFSFFFNMIFLYRYCRMLEEGSFRGRTADFVFMFLFGGFLMTLFGLFASLFFLGQAFTIMLVYVWSRRNPYIRMNFFGLLNFQAPFLPWVLMGFSLLLGNSIIIDLLGIAVGHIYYFLEDVFPNQPGGKKLLLTPGFLKMVFDTPEEDPNYNPLPEDRAGNQPRDQDQNQQQHPQ from the exons ATGGCCTACCAGGGCTTCGCGCAGGAGTACCTGGGCATGCCGGCTGTGACGCGGGCCTACACCACCGCCTGCGTGCTCACCACCGCCGCCGTG CTGGAGTTCATCACCCCCTTCCAGCTGTACTTCAACCCTGACCTCATCTTCAGGAAGTTCCAG atATGGAGGCTGATCACCAACTTCCTCTTTTTTGGGCCCCTGggattcagtttctttttcaacatGATATTTCT GTACAGGTACTGCCGCATGCTAGAAGAAGGCTCCTTCCGTGGAAGGACAGCTGACTTTGTCTTCATGTTCCTCTTTGGAGGGTTTCTCATGACA CTATTTGGACTCTTTgccagccttttttttctgggcCAGGCTTTCACCATCATGCTAGTGTATGTGTGGAGTCGCAGGAACCCTTACATCCGCATGAACTTCTTTGGGCTTCTTAACTTCCAGGCCCCCTTCTTGCCCTGGGTCCTGATGGGATTCTCTCTGCTCCTGGGCAACTCCATCATCATCGACTTACTGG GGATTGCAGTGGGTCACATCTATTATTTCTTGGAGGACGTTTTCCCCAACCAGCCTGGAGGAAAGAAATTGTTATTAACCCCTGGCTTCCT GAAGATGGTATTTGACACACCCGAAGAGGATCCCAACTATAACCCTCTCCCTGAGGATCGTGCAGGAAACCAGCCTAGAGACCAAGACCagaaccagcagcagcatccacagTAA
- the DERL3 gene encoding derlin-3 isoform X4: MAYQGFAQEYLGMPAVTRAYTTACVLTTAAVQLEFITPFQLYFNPDLIFRKFQIWRLITNFLFFGPLGFSFFFNMIFLYRYCRMLEEGSFRGRTADFVFMFLFGGFLMTLFGLFASLFFLGQAFTIMLVYVWSRRNPYIRMNFFGLLNFQAPFLPWVLMGFSLLLGNSIIIDLLGIAVGHIYYFLEDVFPNQPGGKKLLLTPGFLKMVFDTPEEDPNYNPLPEDRAGNQPRDQDQNQQQHPQ, encoded by the exons ATGGCCTACCAGGGCTTCGCGCAGGAGTACCTGGGCATGCCGGCTGTGACGCGGGCCTACACCACCGCCTGCGTGCTCACCACCGCCGCCGTG CAGCTGGAGTTCATCACCCCCTTCCAGCTGTACTTCAACCCTGACCTCATCTTCAGGAAGTTCCAG atATGGAGGCTGATCACCAACTTCCTCTTTTTTGGGCCCCTGggattcagtttctttttcaacatGATATTTCT GTACAGGTACTGCCGCATGCTAGAAGAAGGCTCCTTCCGTGGAAGGACAGCTGACTTTGTCTTCATGTTCCTCTTTGGAGGGTTTCTCATGACA CTATTTGGACTCTTTgccagccttttttttctgggcCAGGCTTTCACCATCATGCTAGTGTATGTGTGGAGTCGCAGGAACCCTTACATCCGCATGAACTTCTTTGGGCTTCTTAACTTCCAGGCCCCCTTCTTGCCCTGGGTCCTGATGGGATTCTCTCTGCTCCTGGGCAACTCCATCATCATCGACTTACTGG GGATTGCAGTGGGTCACATCTATTATTTCTTGGAGGACGTTTTCCCCAACCAGCCTGGAGGAAAGAAATTGTTATTAACCCCTGGCTTCCT GAAGATGGTATTTGACACACCCGAAGAGGATCCCAACTATAACCCTCTCCCTGAGGATCGTGCAGGAAACCAGCCTAGAGACCAAGACCagaaccagcagcagcatccacagTAA
- the DERL3 gene encoding derlin-3 isoform X7 has protein sequence MAYQGFAQEYLGMPAVTRAYTTACVLTTAAVIWRLITNFLFFGPLGFSFFFNMIFLYRYCRMLEEGSFRGRTADFVFMFLFGGFLMTLFGLFASLFFLGQAFTIMLVYVWSRRNPYIRMNFFGLLNFQAPFLPWVLMGFSLLLGNSIIIDLLGIAVGHIYYFLEDVFPNQPGGKKLLLTPGFLKMVFDTPEEDPNYNPLPEDRAGNQPRDQDQNQQQHPQ, from the exons ATGGCCTACCAGGGCTTCGCGCAGGAGTACCTGGGCATGCCGGCTGTGACGCGGGCCTACACCACCGCCTGCGTGCTCACCACCGCCGCCGTG atATGGAGGCTGATCACCAACTTCCTCTTTTTTGGGCCCCTGggattcagtttctttttcaacatGATATTTCT GTACAGGTACTGCCGCATGCTAGAAGAAGGCTCCTTCCGTGGAAGGACAGCTGACTTTGTCTTCATGTTCCTCTTTGGAGGGTTTCTCATGACA CTATTTGGACTCTTTgccagccttttttttctgggcCAGGCTTTCACCATCATGCTAGTGTATGTGTGGAGTCGCAGGAACCCTTACATCCGCATGAACTTCTTTGGGCTTCTTAACTTCCAGGCCCCCTTCTTGCCCTGGGTCCTGATGGGATTCTCTCTGCTCCTGGGCAACTCCATCATCATCGACTTACTGG GGATTGCAGTGGGTCACATCTATTATTTCTTGGAGGACGTTTTCCCCAACCAGCCTGGAGGAAAGAAATTGTTATTAACCCCTGGCTTCCT GAAGATGGTATTTGACACACCCGAAGAGGATCCCAACTATAACCCTCTCCCTGAGGATCGTGCAGGAAACCAGCCTAGAGACCAAGACCagaaccagcagcagcatccacagTAA